A single genomic interval of Streptomyces sp. BA2 harbors:
- a CDS encoding PTS transporter subunit EIIC, translating into MSTASAAPAADKKKGAGAMAVMQRIGRSLMLPVAVLPAGALLIRLGQPDMLGRESFPEFITKIATFMAAGGSAIIDNMALLFAVGIAIGFAKKSDGSTALAAVTGYLVFQKVLGTFTDKNLPKVATAVDGKVVMVDAPVDAKVLGGVVMGIVVALLYQKFYRTKLPDWAGFFGGRRLVPILSAFAGLFIGIIFGYIWPVLGTGLHNFGEWLVGSGAVGAGIFGVVNRALIPVGMHHLLNSFPWFQAGSYEGKSGDIARFLQGDPSAGQFMTGFFPIMMFALPAACLAIVHCARPERRKVVGGMMFSLALTAFVTGVTEPIEFTFMFIAPVLYAIHAVLTGVSMALTWALGMKDGFGFSAGAIDFFLNLGIATKPWMLVLVGLCFAAVYYAIFRFAITKWNLPTPGRESDEELAELQKAEAK; encoded by the coding sequence GTGTCCACGGCCAGTGCCGCCCCCGCGGCCGACAAGAAGAAGGGCGCAGGCGCGATGGCTGTCATGCAGCGCATCGGCCGGAGCCTCATGCTCCCGGTCGCCGTGCTGCCGGCAGGCGCCCTGCTCATCCGCCTCGGCCAGCCCGACATGCTGGGCCGCGAGTCCTTCCCCGAGTTCATCACCAAGATCGCCACGTTCATGGCGGCCGGTGGCAGCGCGATCATCGACAACATGGCGCTGCTGTTCGCCGTCGGCATCGCGATCGGCTTCGCCAAGAAGTCGGACGGCTCGACAGCCCTCGCGGCCGTCACCGGCTACCTGGTCTTCCAGAAGGTGCTCGGCACCTTCACGGACAAGAACCTGCCGAAGGTCGCCACCGCCGTCGACGGCAAGGTCGTCATGGTGGACGCGCCCGTGGACGCCAAGGTCCTCGGCGGTGTGGTCATGGGCATCGTCGTGGCGCTGCTGTACCAGAAGTTCTACCGGACGAAGCTGCCCGACTGGGCGGGCTTCTTCGGTGGCCGCCGTCTGGTCCCGATCCTCTCCGCCTTCGCGGGTCTGTTCATCGGCATCATCTTCGGCTACATCTGGCCGGTCCTCGGCACGGGTCTGCACAACTTCGGTGAGTGGCTTGTCGGTTCGGGCGCGGTCGGCGCGGGCATCTTCGGTGTCGTCAACCGTGCGCTGATCCCCGTCGGCATGCACCACCTGCTGAACTCCTTCCCGTGGTTCCAGGCCGGTTCGTACGAGGGCAAGAGCGGCGACATCGCCCGCTTCCTCCAGGGCGACCCGTCCGCCGGACAGTTCATGACCGGCTTCTTCCCGATCATGATGTTCGCCCTCCCGGCGGCCTGCCTCGCGATCGTCCACTGCGCGCGCCCCGAGCGCCGCAAGGTCGTCGGCGGCATGATGTTCTCCCTCGCGCTCACCGCGTTCGTCACCGGCGTGACCGAGCCGATCGAGTTCACGTTCATGTTCATCGCCCCGGTGCTGTACGCGATCCACGCGGTGCTCACCGGTGTCTCCATGGCGCTGACCTGGGCGCTCGGCATGAAGGACGGCTTCGGCTTCTCGGCCGGTGCGATCGACTTCTTCCTCAACCTGGGCATCGCGACCAAGCCCTGGATGCTCGTGCTCGTCGGCCTCTGCTTCGCGGCGGTCTACTACGCGATCTTCCGCTTCGCGATCACCAAGTGGAACCTCCCGACGCCGGGCCGCGAGTCCGACGAGGAGCTCGCCGAGCTCCAGAAGGCCGAGGCCAAGTAG
- a CDS encoding MBL fold metallo-hydrolase — translation MKLTVVGCSGSFPSADSACSSYLVEADGFRLLLDMGNGALGELQRHVGLYDLDAIFLSHLHADHCIDMCAYFVARYYRHEGGRCAPIPVYGPEGTEQRLTTAYADTPSASSMSEVFDFHTVKPASFDIGPFSVRTEKVCHPVEAYGIRVEHGGKSLTYSGDTGVCGALDELAADTDLFLCEAAFTHGKENIPDLHLNGREAGESAQRAHAGRLLLTHIPPWTDPQVNLADARAVYDGPAELAKPGRSYEI, via the coding sequence ATGAAGCTCACCGTCGTCGGCTGCTCGGGGTCGTTTCCGTCCGCGGACTCGGCCTGCTCGAGCTACCTCGTCGAGGCCGACGGCTTCCGGCTGCTTCTCGACATGGGCAATGGCGCCCTGGGCGAGCTGCAGCGCCATGTCGGTCTGTACGACCTGGACGCGATCTTCCTCAGCCATCTGCACGCCGACCACTGCATCGATATGTGCGCCTATTTCGTGGCGCGCTACTACCGGCACGAAGGCGGCCGCTGCGCCCCCATCCCGGTCTACGGACCCGAGGGCACCGAACAGCGCCTGACCACCGCGTACGCCGACACCCCATCGGCCTCCTCGATGAGCGAGGTCTTCGACTTCCACACCGTGAAGCCGGCCTCGTTCGACATCGGCCCCTTCTCGGTCCGTACGGAGAAGGTGTGCCACCCCGTCGAGGCGTACGGCATCCGCGTCGAGCACGGGGGCAAGTCCCTCACGTACTCGGGAGACACGGGTGTGTGCGGCGCGCTGGACGAACTGGCCGCCGACACCGACCTGTTCCTCTGCGAGGCGGCCTTCACGCACGGCAAGGAGAACATCCCCGACCTGCACCTCAACGGCCGTGAGGCGGGCGAGTCCGCCCAGCGCGCGCATGCCGGGCGCCTCCTCCTCACCCACATCCCGCCGTGGACGGACCCCCAGGTGAACCTGGCGGACGCGCGCGCGGTGTACGACGGCCCGGCCGAACTCGCGAAGCCCGGCCGGAGCTACGAGATCTAG
- a CDS encoding type II toxin-antitoxin system PemK/MazF family toxin → MDTSWWLALAAVVVLAAVAALVDGRGRSGRGPRGRTTRPPGRPRGPRRRLPAPKPAEIWWAKVPYEDGPGTKDRPCLVLSVRGERAVVAKITSKYHDERAGVIPLPPGSVGDARGRPSFLETDELRDVPVWEFRRRAGIVDPALWDQVRYLAG, encoded by the coding sequence ATGGATACGTCATGGTGGCTCGCGCTTGCCGCCGTGGTGGTGCTCGCGGCGGTCGCCGCGTTGGTGGACGGCCGGGGCCGCAGCGGCCGCGGGCCCCGCGGGCGGACCACCCGGCCGCCGGGCAGGCCACGTGGGCCGCGGCGGAGGCTGCCCGCGCCCAAGCCCGCGGAGATCTGGTGGGCGAAGGTGCCCTACGAGGACGGGCCCGGCACCAAGGACCGGCCCTGTCTGGTGCTGTCCGTGCGGGGCGAGCGCGCGGTCGTCGCGAAGATCACCAGCAAGTACCACGACGAGCGGGCCGGGGTGATTCCGCTGCCGCCCGGGTCCGTGGGGGACGCGCGGGGGCGGCCCAGCTTCCTGGAGACGGACGAGCTGCGGGACGTGCCGGTGTGGGAGTTCCGCAGGCGGGCGGGGATCGTGGATCCGGCGCTGTGGGATCAGGTGCGGTACTTGGCGGGTTGA
- a CDS encoding PLP-dependent cysteine synthase family protein, with protein MPRYDSPLAAVGNTPLVRLPRLSPSGDVRIWAKLEDRNPTGSIKDRPALHMVEQAEKDGRLTPGCTILEPTSGNTGISLAMAAKLKGYRIVCVMPENTSQERRDLLAMWGAEIIPSPAAGGSNTAVRVAKELAAEHPDWVMLYQYGNPDNAGAHYATTGPEILADLPSVTHFVAGLGTTGTLMGVGRYLREQKPDIKIVAAEPRYDDLVYGLRNLDEGFVPELYDASVLTTRFSVGSADAVTRTRELLQQEGIFAGVSTGAALHAAIGVGKKALSAGESADIVFVVADGGWKYLSTGVYTAETTEAAIETLQGQLWA; from the coding sequence ATGCCTCGCTACGACTCCCCGCTGGCGGCCGTGGGCAACACGCCCCTCGTCCGCCTGCCGCGCCTCTCCCCCTCCGGCGACGTCCGCATCTGGGCGAAGCTGGAGGACCGTAACCCGACCGGTTCCATCAAGGACCGCCCGGCGCTGCACATGGTCGAACAGGCGGAGAAGGACGGGCGGTTGACGCCCGGCTGCACGATCCTGGAGCCGACGTCCGGCAACACGGGCATCTCGCTCGCGATGGCGGCCAAGCTCAAGGGCTACCGCATCGTGTGCGTCATGCCGGAGAACACCTCGCAGGAGCGGCGTGACCTCCTCGCCATGTGGGGCGCGGAGATCATCCCGTCGCCGGCGGCAGGCGGCTCCAACACGGCGGTACGCGTCGCCAAGGAGCTGGCGGCCGAGCACCCGGACTGGGTGATGCTCTACCAGTACGGGAACCCGGACAACGCGGGCGCCCACTACGCGACGACCGGCCCGGAGATCCTCGCGGACCTGCCCTCCGTCACCCACTTCGTGGCGGGCCTCGGCACGACGGGCACGCTCATGGGCGTGGGCCGCTACCTGCGCGAACAGAAGCCGGACATCAAGATCGTCGCGGCGGAGCCCCGCTACGACGACCTCGTGTACGGCCTGCGGAACCTCGACGAGGGCTTCGTCCCCGAGCTGTACGACGCGTCGGTCCTGACCACCCGCTTCTCGGTCGGCTCGGCGGACGCGGTGACACGGACCCGAGAGCTCCTGCAGCAGGAGGGGATCTTCGCGGGCGTCTCCACCGGGGCCGCGCTGCACGCGGCGATCGGCGTCGGCAAGAAAGCCCTGTCCGCGGGGGAGTCCGCCGACATCGTCTTCGTCGTGGCCGACGGCGGCTGGAAGTACCTCTCGACGGGCGTCTACACCGCCGAGACGACCGAGGCGGCGATCGAGACGCTGCAGGGTCAACTGTGGGCTTAG
- a CDS encoding MoaD/ThiS family protein: protein MAIEVRIPTILRTYTDGAKAVEGSGDTLAELFTDLDSRHTGIAERIVDGDKLRRFVNVYLNDEDVRFLDGISTKLTDGDSVTILPAVAGGMV, encoded by the coding sequence ATGGCCATCGAGGTCCGCATCCCGACCATCCTCCGCACCTACACCGACGGCGCCAAGGCCGTCGAGGGCAGCGGGGACACCCTCGCCGAGCTCTTCACCGACCTCGACTCGCGGCACACGGGCATCGCCGAGCGCATTGTGGACGGCGACAAGCTGCGCCGCTTCGTCAACGTGTACCTGAACGACGAGGACGTCCGCTTCCTGGACGGCATCTCCACCAAGCTCACCGACGGCGACAGCGTCACGATCCTCCCGGCCGTGGCCGGCGGCATGGTCTGA
- a CDS encoding putative leader peptide produces MVPHDVSDKMPGMLLVARLHVDLCRLSSAICSR; encoded by the coding sequence ATGGTTCCCCACGACGTGAGCGACAAGATGCCGGGCATGCTGCTCGTTGCGCGTCTGCACGTCGATTTGTGCAGGCTCTCCAGCGCGATCTGTTCGCGCTGA
- a CDS encoding ABC transporter ATP-binding protein yields MMLRTENLTYETSGGLRLVDDVTLHAARGETIGLVGPNGSGKTTLLRCVYGTLTPTGGRVLLDGDDLAARSAKDRARRIATVPQDGHTGFELTVRQIVAMGRSPHKRFWEADTAQDAVLVGDALERVGAAGLAHRVFAGLSGGERQRALVARALVQEPAVLVLDEPTNHLDIRYQLEILALVRDLGTTNLLALHDLNLAAYYCDRLYVLDAGRLVASGAPKEVLTSELLAEVYGVTAEVAVHPATGAPTVTYLPSAAPRLPSST; encoded by the coding sequence ATGATGCTGCGTACCGAGAACCTCACGTACGAGACATCCGGCGGCCTGCGCCTCGTCGACGACGTCACCCTGCACGCGGCCCGAGGCGAGACCATCGGCCTCGTCGGCCCCAACGGCAGCGGCAAGACCACCCTCCTGCGCTGCGTCTACGGCACCCTCACGCCCACCGGCGGCCGCGTACTCCTCGACGGTGACGACCTGGCGGCCCGCTCGGCCAAGGACCGCGCCCGCCGCATCGCCACCGTCCCGCAGGACGGTCACACCGGCTTCGAGCTCACCGTCCGGCAGATCGTCGCCATGGGCCGCTCCCCGCACAAACGCTTCTGGGAGGCGGACACCGCGCAGGACGCCGTCCTGGTCGGCGACGCGCTGGAACGCGTCGGCGCGGCGGGCCTCGCGCACCGCGTCTTCGCCGGGCTCTCCGGCGGCGAGCGCCAGCGCGCCCTGGTGGCGAGGGCGCTGGTGCAGGAGCCCGCGGTCCTCGTCCTGGACGAGCCGACCAACCACCTCGACATCCGCTACCAGCTGGAGATCCTCGCCCTGGTCCGCGACCTCGGCACCACGAATCTCCTGGCTCTGCACGACCTCAATCTGGCGGCGTACTACTGCGACCGTCTGTACGTGCTCGACGCCGGCCGCCTCGTCGCGTCAGGCGCGCCGAAGGAGGTCCTGACCAGCGAGCTCCTCGCCGAGGTGTACGGGGTGACGGCGGAGGTGGCGGTGCACCCGGCCACGGGCGCTCCGACGGTCACGTACCTGCCCTCAGCTGCGCCCCGCCTCCCGTCATCCACGTGA
- a CDS encoding FecCD family ABC transporter permease encodes MTATKAPAPSGFVGRGGVGESPARATQTRRRLGYATVIATLCAALAAAIVAGLALGSVRIPPADVLTILAGRAEPSPFRTIVLDVRLPRVLLGAAVGAGLAVIGTVLQALVRNPLADPFLLGVSSGASAGAVAVIVLGSVFGLGAGLATTVTIPAAAFAGALLSLLVVYTLARSGGGGFATGRLILAGVAVSYILSALTSLILIMADSADHLKEVLYWTLGGLGSARWDMLALPGASLVVGTALLVALARPLDLLLVGEEGATVLGLDTARFRAAVFVLASLLTGVLVAYSGAIGFVGLMVPHAARMLVGAAHRALLPVVALMGAVFLVAADLAARTLAAPQDIPVGVLTALTGGPFFLWMLRKNRTEEGASA; translated from the coding sequence ATGACGGCGACCAAGGCCCCCGCGCCGAGCGGGTTTGTGGGAAGGGGCGGGGTTGGGGAAAGCCCCGCCCGGGCCACACAGACCCGCAGACGACTGGGCTACGCAACAGTCATCGCGACGCTCTGCGCAGCCCTCGCGGCAGCGATCGTGGCCGGTTTGGCACTGGGCTCGGTCCGGATCCCCCCGGCAGACGTCCTGACGATCCTCGCCGGAAGGGCGGAACCCTCCCCGTTCCGCACCATCGTGCTGGACGTCCGCCTACCCCGGGTCCTGCTCGGCGCAGCCGTAGGCGCAGGCCTGGCAGTCATCGGCACCGTCCTCCAGGCCCTGGTGAGGAACCCCCTGGCCGACCCGTTCCTCCTCGGCGTCTCCTCCGGAGCATCCGCGGGAGCCGTCGCCGTCATCGTCCTCGGCAGCGTCTTCGGCCTGGGCGCGGGCCTGGCCACCACCGTCACCATCCCGGCCGCGGCCTTCGCCGGCGCCCTGCTCTCGCTGCTGGTCGTCTACACCCTGGCGAGATCCGGCGGCGGCGGATTCGCCACCGGCCGCCTGATCCTGGCCGGAGTGGCCGTCTCGTACATCCTCTCCGCCCTGACCAGCCTCATCCTGATCATGGCCGACAGCGCCGACCACCTGAAGGAAGTCCTGTACTGGACCCTCGGCGGCCTCGGCAGCGCCCGCTGGGACATGCTCGCCCTGCCCGGCGCATCCCTCGTCGTGGGCACGGCGCTGCTCGTCGCCCTGGCCCGCCCCCTCGACCTGCTCCTGGTCGGCGAGGAGGGCGCCACCGTCCTCGGCCTGGACACGGCCCGTTTCCGCGCCGCCGTCTTCGTCCTCGCCTCGCTCCTGACCGGCGTACTCGTCGCGTACAGCGGAGCCATCGGCTTCGTCGGCCTGATGGTGCCGCACGCGGCCCGGATGCTGGTCGGCGCCGCACACCGGGCGCTCCTGCCGGTGGTGGCCCTGATGGGCGCGGTGTTCCTGGTGGCCGCCGACCTCGCGGCGCGCACGCTCGCGGCGCCGCAGGACATCCCGGTCGGCGTCCTGACGGCGCTGACGGGCGGCCCGTTCTTCCTGTGGATGCTGCGCAAGAACCGTACGGAGGAAGGGGCATCCGCATGA
- a CDS encoding ABC transporter substrate-binding protein, with translation MSRPIRLLLAAALLAPLAACSSSGSTDSKPEAKTQGFPYTVTNCGVKTTYEAPPKRAVTMNQHVTEVMLELGLKDRIAGTAYLDDKVLPKYAKAYADTPVLAKEYPSYEKLLAANPDFVYGGYASAFLAGEGRSRGALAKSGIESRLNVEGCAKRAVSMDDVYKEVREVGSTFGVRPRADKWVAAAKRQLADAAGDSKGREPVPVFVYDSGDKTAFTAGGRGIGNDIIERAGGRNVFADLDKAFGDASWESVVDRKPEAIVILDYGGTTVAQKKKRLLDDPVLADVPAIKNKRFAVLPLSDAVVGVRAPGAVEKLADQL, from the coding sequence ATGTCCCGTCCCATACGCCTGCTCTTGGCCGCGGCCCTGCTGGCCCCGCTCGCCGCGTGTTCGTCCTCCGGCAGCACCGACTCGAAGCCGGAGGCCAAGACGCAGGGCTTCCCGTACACGGTCACGAACTGCGGCGTGAAGACGACGTACGAAGCACCCCCGAAACGCGCCGTGACGATGAACCAGCACGTGACGGAAGTGATGCTGGAGCTGGGCCTCAAGGACCGCATCGCGGGCACGGCCTACCTGGACGACAAGGTCCTGCCGAAGTACGCGAAGGCGTATGCGGACACCCCGGTCCTCGCCAAGGAATACCCCTCGTACGAGAAGCTCCTGGCCGCGAACCCCGACTTCGTCTACGGCGGCTACGCGTCCGCCTTCCTGGCGGGCGAGGGCCGCAGCCGCGGGGCCCTGGCGAAGTCCGGCATCGAGAGCCGCCTCAACGTCGAGGGCTGCGCGAAGCGGGCGGTGTCGATGGACGACGTCTACAAGGAGGTCCGCGAGGTCGGCAGCACGTTCGGAGTGCGGCCGCGGGCGGACAAGTGGGTGGCCGCGGCGAAGCGCCAACTGGCGGACGCCGCCGGGGACTCGAAGGGCCGCGAGCCCGTCCCCGTCTTCGTCTACGACAGCGGCGACAAGACCGCGTTCACGGCGGGCGGCCGGGGCATCGGCAACGACATCATCGAGCGGGCGGGCGGCCGCAACGTCTTCGCCGACCTGGACAAGGCCTTCGGCGACGCGTCCTGGGAGTCGGTGGTCGACCGCAAGCCCGAGGCGATCGTGATCCTCGACTACGGCGGCACGACGGTGGCCCAGAAAAAGAAGCGCCTCCTGGACGACCCGGTCCTGGCAGACGTCCCCGCCATCAAGAACAAGCGCTTCGCGGTACTGCCGCTGTCGGACGCGGTGGTGGGGGTGAGGGCACCGGGGGCGGTGGAGAAGCTGGCGGACCAGCTGTGA
- a CDS encoding Mov34/MPN/PAD-1 family protein has protein sequence MLTLTQALHDQIVAHARQDHPDEACGVVAGPEGTGRPERFIPMLNAARSPTFYEFDSGDLLKLYREMDDRDEEPVIVYHSHTATEAYPSRTDISYANEPGAHYVLVSTADTDDAGDFQFRSFRIVDGEVTEEEVKVVQAY, from the coding sequence ATGCTGACCCTGACCCAGGCCCTCCACGACCAGATCGTCGCGCACGCGCGCCAGGACCACCCCGACGAGGCCTGCGGTGTGGTCGCGGGCCCGGAGGGAACCGGCCGCCCCGAGCGCTTCATCCCGATGCTGAACGCGGCCCGCTCGCCCACGTTCTACGAGTTCGACTCGGGCGACCTCCTCAAGCTCTACCGCGAGATGGACGACCGCGACGAGGAGCCGGTGATCGTCTACCACTCGCACACGGCGACCGAGGCCTACCCCTCGCGCACCGACATCTCGTACGCCAACGAGCCCGGCGCCCACTACGTCCTGGTCTCCACGGCCGACACCGACGACGCCGGCGACTTCCAGTTCCGCTCCTTCCGGATCGTGGACGGCGAGGTCACCGAAGAAGAGGTGAAGGTCGTCCAGGCATACTGA
- a CDS encoding amino acid permease — MTSVQVEEHHDGNEAGGAGGSSGTSGEGYQRGLGARQIQMIAIGGAIGTGLFLGAGKAIHKAGPSLILAYAIAGLVIFFIMRALGELLMYRAVSGSFSEYAREFIGPFFGYVTGWTYWLFWVVTGITEVTAAAQYMQYWTHNSIPQWAYALIFTVILYGANLISVKLFGELEFWFSMVKVTAIIGMILICAGILTIGFSDAGDTASVSHLWDQGGFFPNGIGSTLMTLQIVMFAFLAVELVGVTAGESKDPKTVLPKAINTVPWRIAVFYVGALIMILSVVPWTTFQPGVSPFVAAFEEMGLGIGAAIVNFVVLTAALSSCNSGMYSTGRMLRDLALNGQGPKFFTKLTKNGLPLVGTTFSATLMLVGVWINYQWPGEAFNYVVSFATISGMWAWIMILICQIKYRRKADRGELPQSTFRAPGAPFTSWFALAFIGMVIVMMGIDKDARISLYAAPVWALILGVGYLVMQKRNAQPTGGGEADQKDAIKS; from the coding sequence ATGACCTCAGTGCAGGTCGAAGAGCATCACGACGGCAATGAGGCCGGCGGAGCGGGCGGTTCGTCCGGCACGTCAGGCGAGGGTTATCAGCGCGGGCTCGGTGCCCGGCAGATCCAGATGATCGCGATCGGCGGTGCCATCGGCACCGGCCTGTTCCTCGGCGCGGGCAAGGCCATTCACAAGGCCGGTCCGAGCCTCATCCTGGCGTACGCCATCGCAGGCCTCGTCATCTTCTTCATCATGCGGGCCCTGGGCGAGCTGCTCATGTACCGCGCCGTGTCGGGCTCCTTCTCGGAGTACGCGCGTGAATTCATCGGCCCGTTCTTCGGGTACGTGACCGGCTGGACGTACTGGCTCTTCTGGGTCGTCACCGGCATCACGGAAGTCACGGCCGCGGCCCAGTACATGCAGTACTGGACGCACAACTCCATTCCACAATGGGCCTACGCGCTGATCTTCACGGTCATCCTGTACGGCGCCAACCTGATCTCCGTGAAGCTCTTCGGCGAGCTCGAGTTCTGGTTCTCGATGGTCAAGGTCACCGCGATCATCGGCATGATCCTCATCTGCGCCGGCATCCTCACCATCGGCTTCTCCGACGCCGGTGACACCGCGTCCGTGAGCCACCTGTGGGACCAGGGCGGGTTCTTCCCGAACGGCATCGGCTCCACGCTGATGACGCTGCAGATCGTGATGTTCGCCTTCCTCGCCGTCGAGCTCGTCGGCGTCACCGCGGGCGAGTCCAAGGACCCCAAGACCGTCCTGCCCAAGGCCATCAACACCGTGCCGTGGCGCATCGCCGTCTTCTACGTCGGCGCGCTCATCATGATCCTCTCGGTCGTGCCGTGGACCACGTTCCAGCCGGGCGTCTCGCCGTTCGTGGCGGCCTTCGAGGAGATGGGCCTGGGCATCGGCGCCGCGATCGTCAACTTCGTCGTCCTGACGGCCGCGCTCTCCTCCTGCAACTCCGGCATGTACTCCACCGGCCGCATGCTGCGCGACCTCGCGCTCAACGGCCAGGGCCCGAAGTTCTTCACCAAGCTGACGAAGAACGGCCTGCCGCTGGTCGGCACCACCTTCTCCGCCACGCTGATGCTGGTCGGCGTCTGGATCAACTACCAGTGGCCGGGCGAGGCGTTCAACTACGTCGTCTCCTTCGCGACCATCTCCGGCATGTGGGCCTGGATCATGATCCTGATCTGCCAGATCAAGTACCGCCGCAAGGCCGACCGCGGCGAGCTGCCGCAGTCCACCTTCCGGGCGCCGGGCGCTCCGTTCACGAGCTGGTTCGCGCTGGCCTTCATCGGGATGGTCATCGTGATGATGGGCATCGACAAGGACGCGCGGATCTCGCTCTACGCGGCTCCGGTGTGGGCGCTGATCCTCGGCGTCGGCTACCTCGTCATGCAGAAGCGCAACGCGCAGCCGACGGGTGGCGGCGAGGCGGACCAGAAGGACGCGATCAAGTCCTGA
- a CDS encoding DUF2017 domain-containing protein yields MPGQFEAIPGGGAAVALDEVEISIIRSLAVQLLELIGPGPAEDAPDDPLAELFAEGPSEPPTDPVLQRLLPDAYGGPGSEKADEDELRAYSSEFRRFTENDLRAKKRDDALVVIRCLDALTSKGEGGAVLKLSADESRHWLGALNDLRLAIGARLEVTDEDDTDLLYQLPDSDARKPMVMAYLWLGGLQETLVGTLIG; encoded by the coding sequence ATGCCAGGACAATTCGAAGCCATTCCCGGGGGCGGCGCTGCCGTCGCGCTCGACGAGGTCGAGATCTCGATCATCCGGTCCCTGGCCGTCCAGCTCCTGGAGCTGATCGGTCCGGGCCCGGCCGAGGACGCACCCGACGACCCCCTCGCGGAGCTGTTCGCGGAGGGCCCGAGCGAGCCGCCCACCGACCCGGTCCTCCAGCGGCTGCTGCCGGACGCCTATGGCGGTCCCGGCAGCGAGAAGGCCGATGAGGACGAACTGCGGGCGTACTCCTCGGAGTTCAGGCGCTTCACCGAGAACGACCTGCGGGCCAAGAAGCGCGACGACGCCCTGGTGGTGATCCGCTGCCTGGACGCCCTGACGTCGAAGGGCGAGGGCGGCGCCGTCCTGAAGCTGTCCGCCGACGAGTCGCGGCACTGGCTCGGCGCGCTCAACGACCTCCGCCTCGCGATCGGCGCCCGCCTCGAAGTGACCGACGAGGACGACACGGACCTGCTCTACCAGCTGCCGGACTCCGACGCCCGCAAGCCGATGGTGATGGCCTATCTCTGGCTCGGGGGTCTGCAGGAGACGCTGGTCGGCACGCTCATCGGTTAG
- the clpS gene encoding ATP-dependent Clp protease adapter ClpS, with product MGQVSTAPAEITRPESDEETFAVPEPDVPWITLVHNDPVNLMSYVTYVFQSYFGYSKEKATKLMMDVHHKGRAVVSTGSREEMERDVQAMHGYGLWATLQQDRK from the coding sequence ATGGGACAGGTGAGTACGGCTCCCGCAGAGATCACCCGCCCGGAATCGGACGAAGAGACCTTCGCCGTCCCGGAGCCGGATGTCCCATGGATCACGCTCGTCCATAACGACCCGGTCAATTTGATGAGTTACGTGACCTATGTGTTCCAGTCCTACTTCGGGTACTCGAAGGAGAAGGCCACGAAGCTGATGATGGACGTGCATCACAAGGGTCGCGCGGTCGTCTCCACCGGCTCCCGCGAGGAGATGGAGCGCGACGTACAGGCCATGCACGGATACGGTCTGTGGGCCACCCTCCAGCAGGACCGGAAGTAG